The following proteins are co-located in the Gordonia polyisoprenivorans genome:
- the groES gene encoding co-chaperone GroES, producing MASVNIKPLEDKILVQAVEAETTTASGLVIPDTAKEKPQEGTVIAVGEGRVTEQGNRVPVDVKEGDTVIYSKYGGTEIKYAGEEYLILSARDVLAVIGK from the coding sequence GTGGCGAGCGTGAACATCAAGCCGCTTGAGGACAAGATCCTGGTGCAGGCCGTTGAGGCCGAGACGACCACCGCGTCGGGTCTGGTCATCCCGGACACCGCCAAGGAGAAGCCGCAGGAAGGCACCGTCATCGCAGTCGGTGAGGGACGGGTGACCGAGCAGGGCAACCGTGTCCCGGTCGACGTCAAGGAAGGCGACACCGTCATCTACAGCAAGTACGGCGGCACCGAGATCAAGTACGCCGGCGAGGAGTACCTGATCCTGTCGGCGCGCGACGTGCTCGCGGTCATCGGCAAGTAA